The stretch of DNA AAGATACCAGCAGTAACCATCGGTGCCAAATCTGCAAATGAGCTGGAAAAGCTTTTGAAAAAACAGACCGTAAAAGCAAAACTGAATATGGCTGCTGAATCAAAAGGAGAAACTGTTAATCATAATATCATTGGAGAAATTCCGGGTAATAAAGATTCCAAAGTTATTGTTCTCGGAGCACAGCTCGATTCCTGGGATTTTGCTGAAGGTGCTCATGATGATGGTTCCGGAGTGGCTCAGTGCCTTGAAGTATTGAGAACCATTAAAGCCTTAGACATCAATAACAACCATACCATAAGAGTCGTATTATATGCTAACAGTGAAAACGGAGGCCAGGGCAGAGAAACTTATGCTGCTTATGTCAAAAAGAAAGAGGAAAAACACATTTTTGCTCTTGGGACAGATTCTGGAGGATATTCCCCAAGAGGATTTTCTTTAGATATGGCTCCCCAAAGAAGAAGACTCATTTTCGAATGGAAAAACTATTTTCTGCCTTATGGAGTATATGATTTTGACCAAACATATGCCATACAGGATATTTCCCCTCTGAAAAAACTTGATATTCCTTTGGCCGAGCTGGTTGTGGATACCCAACGATATTTCGACTATCACCACTCTACTGAAGATACTTTCGATAAGGTTAATAAAAGAGAACTTTTACTGGGTGCAGTTGCTATGACACAAATGATTTTTATGATTGATAAAAATTGGTAATATGATAAAAATTGTAGGCATTTCATTAATGCTTCTTGGCATGACATTATCGGGTCAGACTCAAGATGACTCTATCCAGTTCAGTAAAATTTCTGCAGAGATACTGAATCATGGAAAAGGATATACAGAATTACATGACCTTACAAAAAACATAGGAAATCGTCTAAGCGGTTCTGAAGCTTACGAAAAGTCTGTACAATGGGCTGCTCAGAAACTCCGCGATGCAGGAGCCGATAAAGTCTGGCTTCAGGAAGTCATAATTCCCGTCTGGGAAAGAGGAAAAGAATCTTTAAGAATCAAAACCGATACTGGAAAAACAAAAAGCTTAAAAATGCTTTCGCTTGGGAATTCTGAAGGAACAGGAGGAAAAGACGTCAGCGGGGAAATCATCATGGTAAAATCATTGGAAGAATATGACCGGCTTCCGGCTGAAAAAATAAAAGATAAAATTATTTTTTTTAACCATCCTTTTGATCAAAGTCCTGTACAAACTTTTATTGCTTACAGGGATGCAGGTGCTTACAGGCGTACTGCCGCAGCACTGACAGCAAAAAAAGGAGGAAAATTTGCGATCATCCGGTCATTATCATCCGGCCAGGATGATGTCCCCCATACCGGAAATATGAAATATGAGGACAACCTTGAAAAAGTTCCCGCTATTTGTATAGGAAATACAACCGCTGATGAACTGGAACAACTTTTAAAAACTCAAAAAGTAATCGCAACACTCAATTCCAATTGTGGGATGAAAGGTGAGAAGCTTTCTCATTCCGTAATTGGAGAAATCACCGGCAAAAAAGATAAAGATGTAA from Chryseobacterium piperi encodes:
- a CDS encoding M28 family peptidase, giving the protein MKKIFIIILPLFLSGFLFSQKKIQKKPQKKLTTAKFNYQDEFKKISDEVLANGTAYENLEELTKGIGSRFSATSGYAKATEWAEKKLKEAGAENIWKQEVKVPIWIRGRESLQIKTGNGEWKNIRMLSFGNSQGTGGKDLTADILLVADIPELNSLTSSQVKDKIIFVNAPIDQKIINTVDSYLISAKSKLLSASVIGKKGAKGLIVRSLTTASDDIPHAKMIYYEPDDKVKIPAVTIGAKSANELEKLLKKQTVKAKLNMAAESKGETVNHNIIGEIPGNKDSKVIVLGAQLDSWDFAEGAHDDGSGVAQCLEVLRTIKALDINNNHTIRVVLYANSENGGQGRETYAAYVKKKEEKHIFALGTDSGGYSPRGFSLDMAPQRRRLIFEWKNYFLPYGVYDFDQTYAIQDISPLKKLDIPLAELVVDTQRYFDYHHSTEDTFDKVNKRELLLGAVAMTQMIFMIDKNW
- a CDS encoding M20/M25/M40 family metallo-hydrolase; protein product: MIKIVGISLMLLGMTLSGQTQDDSIQFSKISAEILNHGKGYTELHDLTKNIGNRLSGSEAYEKSVQWAAQKLRDAGADKVWLQEVIIPVWERGKESLRIKTDTGKTKSLKMLSLGNSEGTGGKDVSGEIIMVKSLEEYDRLPAEKIKDKIIFFNHPFDQSPVQTFIAYRDAGAYRRTAAALTAKKGGKFAIIRSLSSGQDDVPHTGNMKYEDNLEKVPAICIGNTTADELEQLLKTQKVIATLNSNCGMKGEKLSHSVIGEITGKKDKDVIVVGGHLDSWDVGEGAHDDGAGIVQSIEVLRTFKKLGIQNNHTIRAVCFANEENGTKGGKQYGKTAKETHEKHIFAIESDAGGFSPRGISLEMDDEKRKQIQSWIKLFLPYGIYNFEGKYSGSDIAPLHEMGVPTAELVPDPQRYFDIHHTEEDTFEKVNRRELLLGSAVMTQLIYMIDKNW